One Bosea sp. 124 genomic window, GGCCTATGTCGACCCGCTCCGCATCGTGGCAGTGCCGGTGATTGGCGGCGCCATCATCGGCCTGCTCGGCGTCGTGCTGTCGCGCAGGCGCCGGACGGCGATCGTCGATCCGGTCGAGGCCAACGCCCTCCATGGCGGTCGGCTGTCCATCAAGGACAGCCTCATCCTGATCGTGCAGACGCTGATCTCGAACGGCTTCGGCGCCTCTGTGGGCCTCGAAGCGGGCTACACGCAAGGCGGCGCAGCCTTCGCGTCTGGCCTGGCTCGCGCCTTGCGGATCCGCCGGGCGGACATGCGGACGCTGGTCGGATGCGGTGCAGCCGGTGCGATCGCGGCGGCCTTCAACGCGCCGCTCACGGGCGCCTTCTACGCCTTCGAGCTGATCATCGCCTCCTACACGATCAGCGCGCTCGCGCCCGTGATCGTCGCCTCGATCTGCGCCGTCGCCGTCGCCCGTGTACTGACGACGCCGCTGTCGTTCGAGATCGGGTTCGCCGGCTCGCTGAGTGCGAGCAACTACGTGCTCGTGATCGTCATCGGCATTGCCGCCGCGGGGCTGGGCATCCTGATCATGCGCGGCGTCGCCTTCACCGAGACGTTGTTTCGCGCCAGCCGGATCCCGACCTGGCTTCGGCCGGCGATCGGTGGCGCCCTCGTCGGCATCATGGGTCTGATCACGCCGACGGTCCTGTCGTCGGGACACTCGGCGCTCCATGTCGGGCTCGATGCGACATTCCCGCCGCTTATCCTGCTGATGATGATCGTCCTGAAGTCGCTGGCCTCGGCGGTTTCGATCGGATCGGGATTCCGCGGCGGCCTGTTCTTCGCGTCGCTGTTCCTCGGGGCTATGCTCGGCAAGCTGGTGGCATGGGTCTGGGTGGTCAGCTTCGGACTGCAGACACCGCCGCTCATCATCGCGGTCATCGGCATGAGCGCGCTGGCGACCGCCGTTCTTGGAGGGCCCCTGACCATGTCGTTCCTCGCGCTTGAGACGACGGGCAGCCTGCCCTTGACCATCGCGGTGCTGACGGCCTCCGTCGTCTCGTCGATCACGGTGCGGCGGCTCTTCGGCTATTCCTTCACTACCTGGCGCTTCCACCTTCGCGGCGAGGCGATCCGCAGTGCCGCCGACATCGGCTGGATCCGGGAGCTCAGCGTGGGCCGGATGATGCGCCGCGAAGTCCGCACCGCGCCAAGCAACCTGACGCTCGCCGAATTCAGGCGGAAGTTTCCGCTCGGCAGCAATCAGCGAGTGGTCCTGGTCGATGAGACCGGCCGCTATGCGGGCATCGTTCTGGTCGCTCACGCTCACGGCCCCGAGATCGACGTCGAGACCGTTGCGGACTTGGCTTTGAACCCCAAGGATGTCCTGTTACCGCAGATGAACATCAAGCAGGCTGCGAGCCTCTTCGAAACCTCTAGGAGCGAGGAACTCGCCGTCGTTGACGATCGCGACAAGCTCAGGGTTCTAGGCATTTTGACCGAGCAGTACGCACTCCGGTGCTATAATGCGGAACTCGATAGCCGTAGTCGAGATTCAGCGGAAGTTTAGCATTCGGATCGGCGGCATGGACTCCTGACACACCGTGCTGACGCTTCAGGCGATCCCAGCGATCTATGGGTTGGTCAGCCCAGACGCCGCGCGGCCGCGACGATGACGGCCAGCGCATCGACGGTGCCGTCGGCCTCGCCCTTCTCGAAATCGCCTTCCTGGCCCATCTGGTTGGTGACATGGGCGAAGCAGACGACGCGATTGCCGCAGGCCTGTGCGAAGGCATAGAGCGCAGCCGCCTCCATCTCGACGGCGAGCAGGCCGCGTGCGGTCATCGCTGCGATGGAGCGCTCGGTCTCGCGGAAGGGAGCGTCGGTCGTCCACGTCGCGCCGCGTAGCACCGGCTCGCGAAGCCCGTCGAAGGCGCCCTCGAGAGCCGCTATGACGCCCGCGTTGGCCTGGGCGAAGTCCGAGGGCGGCAGGTAGTGGTAGCTCGTGCCCTCGTCGCGCAGGGCCTGTTCGATCAGGATGAAGTAGGGCGGCGGCCGCACCGGCTGCAGTTGCCCTGACGAGGTCATGCTGATGAGGAGCCTGCAGCCGGCGGCGAAGAGCTGCTCCGCCACCAGCACGGCATAGGAGGCGCCGACGACGCAGCCCACGATTCCGAATTCGACGTCGCCTTCGACGAAGCGATCGAGCTCGCTGTGATAGCAGGCCCAGTCTCGGTCAGCCGTCGCGCGTCCGTCCTGGCGAAGCCGCCGGACGAGATCGCCGTCGGGGTCGAGCACGCAGATCGCCGGCACGTCGCGCATGGCCAGACCTTTCTGGCGACGCGCTTCGCGCAGCAGGTTTCCCGGCTGGAAGGCGGATTCTTCGGCGTAGTGCTTGTTGGCCAGAATGGGCGAAGACCTGTCGCGGTTTTCGTTCATGGTTCCGCTGCCGCCGACGTCGGGGTCTTCCTGAACAGGCACCAGATGAAGTTCTGATGGTTCCCGGCTGGCGTCATATGGGTCTGCCGCTGCTGCTCGATCAGGTGATAGGCCGGTCCAAGCTCCGCCTGAAGCATGTCCGCCGAATAGCGCCTGACGGGGAGCCCGCTGCATCGCTCAGGGCCGCTGAGCGCGAAGGGCGCGAGGATGACGAAGCCACTGGCCCTGACGCCTTGGTCGAGCGCGCTCCGATAGGCCAGCCGGTCGGCCTCATCGACGAGGAAGTGGAACACGGCCCGGTCATGCCAGATCGAGAAGGCGTCCTGCGGAGGCTGCCAGACTGTGACGTCCTGCGCGATCCACGTCACACGCCCGGCGCGCGCGCCGAGGCGCTGCTGCGCAACGGCTAGGCCGGCTAGGGCGATGTCGAGCACGGTCATGGCGGAATGGCCGGCATCCAGCAATCGATCGATCAGCATCGAGGCGCCGCCGCCGATGTCGACGATGGGGTCGCCCGTGCCCAGACCGGTCTGCGCGATCATATCGAGCGACGGCGTCGGATCGTCCTGAAACCAGCTGACCGTGTCGGCCGGCTTGGTCGTGTAGACGTCGTCCCAGTGGCTGCGTCGTGGGCTGGTCATCGCCGGCTCCTTGTCTTGCGGAGACCATAAGGCGGCCAGCCGGGCAAATCGATCCGGCTGACCGTTTCGCAACCTGCCGTCAGCTCATGCGCTTGATCTCGGCATAGGCGCCCTTGGTCCGTAGGATGATGGTGACGGGCTTCGTGCCCCGGTTGCGCCAGAACCAGCCGTGGCCGCCATCGAACTCAGCGGTAAGCACGCCCGTATCGCCTGCCACCGCGCGTCCTGTCTTGTAGCTCTTCTCCTTGGCGCCGGGGCCGGGCGTGCCGTGCATGTCGTAGTTCACGACGCCGTCCTTGACGCTCCAGTCGAACGTGACCTGCGCGCCCTTGACCATGGTCAGCTTGTATTCGACGCCCTTGGTCGGCTCCAGCGTGATCACCGTCTCGTCAGTCTTCTCAGCTTGGGCGAGAACGACCCGTTCGCCGGCCTGTGCAGGCGAGACGAGGAGCCCGGCCAGCGTGGTCAGCAGGCTTGAACGCTGGTCCGGCGAAGGCGTCGCTGGGGCCGGCTGAGCCGGCGTGGTCGAACCGTCCTTCAGGCGGTCTGCCTCGGCTTCCGCAGCGAGCTGGGTCTTGATCTCGCCCATCTCCGTCAGCTTCAGCATGCGGCCGATTCCGGTCGGGTCGATGGCGTATTCGGCCGGCAGGACGATCGTCACAAGAATGCCGGCGGCCGCGACGATGGCAATGGCCGTGGAGCGCAGGAGCTGCGCCGAGGTCGGCAGTTCGGCGCGCGTGGGTATGTCGGAGTTATACATGGTGTGGGTGCCTTTCAGGTTGCGGAGACGAAAAAGCCGGTGAGTTGGTAGCCGATCAGCACGAACCCGGCGGTCATCATGACGGTGTTGGCGGTGTAGGCGTGGCGAAGGAAGCTGGGCGTGCGCCGCCAGAAGCCCATCGCGATCAGGATCGCGGTCAAGGCCAGGATCTGACCGATCTCGACACCGACATTGAACGCCAGGAGGTTGGGCACGAGGCCGTCCGGCGCGACGTTGTAGTCGAGGATCTTGGTCGAGAGGCCGAAGCCATGGAACAGGCCGAAAATCAGCGTCGCAGCCTTGGTGTTGGGCTGAACGCCGAACCAGCGCTGGTAGGCGCCCATGTTGTCGAGCGCCTTGTAGACCACCGAGAGCCCGATGATGGCGTCGATGATGTAGGCGTTCACGCCGATGTTGAAATACACCCCCAGTAGCATCGTAGTGGAGTGCCCGAGCGCGAACAGGCTGACATAGATGGCGACGTGCTTCATCCGGTAGAGGAAGAAGACCACCCCGAAGAGGAAGAGCAGGTGGTCGTAGCCCGTCATCATGTGCTTGGCGCCAAGATAGACGAAGGGCATCAGGTTGATGCCGCTGATCTCCTGGATGTAGCCCTTGTCGCCTTCGGCGACGCCGTGGGCGATGGCGGGCGCTAAGCTTGCCAGGAGCAGGATAAGAGGCAGCGATGCGTGCGAGGCAGCAAGACGCAGCCCGCACCGCCCTCCGATGGAAGGTCGTTGCATGAAAGTTCCAATGGTTCGTCGGTGATGGATGGCCGCCGAGACGGCCGCACTCATGCTGCGGCGACGGTTCTCGGGGGGCGCTCCAGCCCGTTAGGATGGCCGGGATCGGCCATGAACGGGTCGTGAGTCAGGCTGGTGCGCGCGAAGCCCGGCATTACGAGCGCGAGGACGCTGAGCGTGTCGGCGGTTTCATGCAGGTGATCGGCCGCGTTATGGCCGTGGACATGGCCCGGTATCTGCTCTGACGGCTCGCCCTCGTCATGCGAGTGCCCGTGCTCGGCGATCGTCGCGGCGAGCTCGGCATGGCGGACGGCTTCGGCCTGCGCGGTTGCGAAGGCATTGTGGCCCGCCGCCATGTGAACCGACGTAAGCAGCACGCCGAGCGCCATCGCGAAGGCGATGACGAAGCTGAACCCGGCTCTGAGGCTGCGTTGCGACATGGGGAGGTGGTAGAGCCTTCATTCTTGGCGAGAGTTGGACCAAGCCCCCGGGATCGACGAATCGCCAAGCTTCATTGACGTATCCTACCCGGGGGGATACGGAAAGTCATGTCAGAGCCTCACATTCACGAAACTCACCCTGCCATCGTCAAGCGGTTGAAGCGGGCCGACGGTCATCTGCGCAAGGTCATCGAGATGATCGAGGCCGGGCGCCCCTGCCTCGACATCGCCCA contains:
- a CDS encoding chloride channel protein yields the protein MTDLSEPPSLPIARGRLERLRRTGRVRYLRFRRSFPRLIRTDEVWLVLLAGVVGIGAGLIVATMIAISRILHLLLFATYSGDVSGAAYVDPLRIVAVPVIGGAIIGLLGVVLSRRRRTAIVDPVEANALHGGRLSIKDSLILIVQTLISNGFGASVGLEAGYTQGGAAFASGLARALRIRRADMRTLVGCGAAGAIAAAFNAPLTGAFYAFELIIASYTISALAPVIVASICAVAVARVLTTPLSFEIGFAGSLSASNYVLVIVIGIAAAGLGILIMRGVAFTETLFRASRIPTWLRPAIGGALVGIMGLITPTVLSSGHSALHVGLDATFPPLILLMMIVLKSLASAVSIGSGFRGGLFFASLFLGAMLGKLVAWVWVVSFGLQTPPLIIAVIGMSALATAVLGGPLTMSFLALETTGSLPLTIAVLTASVVSSITVRRLFGYSFTTWRFHLRGEAIRSAADIGWIRELSVGRMMRREVRTAPSNLTLAEFRRKFPLGSNQRVVLVDETGRYAGIVLVAHAHGPEIDVETVADLALNPKDVLLPQMNIKQAASLFETSRSEELAVVDDRDKLRVLGILTEQYALRCYNAELDSRSRDSAEV
- a CDS encoding nucleoside phosphorylase produces the protein MNENRDRSSPILANKHYAEESAFQPGNLLREARRQKGLAMRDVPAICVLDPDGDLVRRLRQDGRATADRDWACYHSELDRFVEGDVEFGIVGCVVGASYAVLVAEQLFAAGCRLLISMTSSGQLQPVRPPPYFILIEQALRDEGTSYHYLPPSDFAQANAGVIAALEGAFDGLREPVLRGATWTTDAPFRETERSIAAMTARGLLAVEMEAAALYAFAQACGNRVVCFAHVTNQMGQEGDFEKGEADGTVDALAVIVAAARRLG
- a CDS encoding class I SAM-dependent methyltransferase; protein product: MTSPRRSHWDDVYTTKPADTVSWFQDDPTPSLDMIAQTGLGTGDPIVDIGGGASMLIDRLLDAGHSAMTVLDIALAGLAVAQQRLGARAGRVTWIAQDVTVWQPPQDAFSIWHDRAVFHFLVDEADRLAYRSALDQGVRASGFVILAPFALSGPERCSGLPVRRYSADMLQAELGPAYHLIEQQRQTHMTPAGNHQNFIWCLFRKTPTSAAAEP
- a CDS encoding transmembrane anchor protein: MYNSDIPTRAELPTSAQLLRSTAIAIVAAAGILVTIVLPAEYAIDPTGIGRMLKLTEMGEIKTQLAAEAEADRLKDGSTTPAQPAPATPSPDQRSSLLTTLAGLLVSPAQAGERVVLAQAEKTDETVITLEPTKGVEYKLTMVKGAQVTFDWSVKDGVVNYDMHGTPGPGAKEKSYKTGRAVAGDTGVLTAEFDGGHGWFWRNRGTKPVTIILRTKGAYAEIKRMS
- a CDS encoding HupE/UreJ family protein translates to MQRPSIGGRCGLRLAASHASLPLILLLASLAPAIAHGVAEGDKGYIQEISGINLMPFVYLGAKHMMTGYDHLLFLFGVVFFLYRMKHVAIYVSLFALGHSTTMLLGVYFNIGVNAYIIDAIIGLSVVYKALDNMGAYQRWFGVQPNTKAATLIFGLFHGFGLSTKILDYNVAPDGLVPNLLAFNVGVEIGQILALTAILIAMGFWRRTPSFLRHAYTANTVMMTAGFVLIGYQLTGFFVSAT